One Chitinophaga sp. H8 DNA window includes the following coding sequences:
- the mrdA gene encoding penicillin-binding protein 2 has product MSVYNQPRRRVIQMIMIGMILLIVARLFVLQVVEKKYAKLADANAVSRKVVYPSRGIIFDRKGKSILGNDAMYDLVVIPANAKNIDTAYLCQILNIDKEEYKKRMLTAILKNGRVRQSVFAPLLPPEVFGRLQESMYLFQPGFELVQRQIRSYPYAAAASILGYIGEISPQLLDNEAYKAYQMGDYLGLTGLEKTYENVLMGQRGIQYLVKDNLNRPQGPYENGEFDSAAVAGKNLRLSLDIELQVLGENLMKNKIGSIVAIDPTTGGILAMVSSPTFDPNLLTGSYRSANFSRLYQDTTKPLFNRALQARYPPGSTFKPMIALVALDEGVITPSYGYPCGGAYYGCSRPIRCTHSGGGHAANLRLALANSCNSYFSHVYRLSVDAQKFGGIKIGGMQKWADYMHAFGFGHRIGVDVPGENGGLIPDSAFYNRRYKGSWNSCTSVFLGIGQGEVLLTPLQMANAMCIVANKGYYYIPHFVRSIDNDDTDLLAKYKEKHVVAHISDSAYQTVINGMTDVIERGTGRKAAIEGVRVGGKTGTAENKAIINGVLTAQKDHSMFVAFAPADNPKIAIAVVVENAGFGATYAAPIASLMMEKYLKDSIPAKRNPVVKFLLEANTIPPAMQQKSKLDSLNRKAAATLKNGAGGRTFR; this is encoded by the coding sequence ATGTCCGTTTATAATCAGCCCAGAAGAAGAGTAATACAGATGATCATGATTGGTATGATACTGCTGATCGTGGCCAGATTGTTTGTATTGCAGGTAGTGGAAAAAAAGTATGCTAAACTGGCGGATGCGAATGCAGTGTCCCGCAAAGTGGTGTATCCCAGCCGCGGAATTATCTTCGACCGTAAAGGTAAAAGCATCCTGGGAAATGACGCCATGTACGACCTGGTAGTAATACCTGCCAACGCTAAAAACATTGATACCGCCTATCTCTGCCAGATCCTCAATATTGATAAGGAAGAATATAAAAAACGGATGTTGACCGCCATTTTAAAAAATGGACGGGTAAGACAATCTGTTTTTGCGCCATTACTGCCACCGGAAGTATTTGGCCGGCTGCAGGAAAGTATGTACCTGTTTCAGCCCGGTTTTGAACTGGTACAGCGACAGATCCGCTCTTATCCTTATGCTGCTGCGGCCAGTATCCTGGGGTATATTGGAGAAATATCCCCGCAATTACTGGATAATGAGGCTTATAAGGCTTATCAGATGGGGGATTACCTGGGCCTGACAGGTCTGGAAAAAACATATGAAAATGTACTGATGGGTCAACGCGGTATCCAATACCTGGTAAAGGACAACCTGAACCGCCCCCAGGGCCCCTATGAAAACGGGGAGTTTGACAGCGCCGCTGTGGCGGGTAAAAACCTTCGCTTATCACTGGATATTGAATTGCAGGTACTGGGAGAAAATCTCATGAAAAATAAAATAGGCAGCATAGTGGCTATTGACCCCACCACCGGTGGAATCCTGGCCATGGTAAGCAGCCCTACTTTTGATCCCAACCTGCTCACCGGCTCTTATCGTAGTGCTAATTTCAGCAGATTATACCAGGATACTACCAAGCCATTGTTCAACAGGGCTTTACAGGCCCGTTACCCGCCAGGATCTACCTTTAAGCCGATGATTGCGCTGGTGGCCCTGGATGAAGGGGTGATCACACCCAGCTACGGTTATCCGTGCGGGGGAGCTTATTATGGCTGTAGCCGCCCCATCAGGTGTACACACAGTGGTGGTGGCCACGCAGCCAACCTCCGGCTGGCCCTGGCTAATTCCTGTAACTCCTATTTCTCGCACGTATACCGCCTGAGCGTAGATGCGCAGAAGTTTGGTGGTATCAAAATAGGAGGTATGCAGAAATGGGCCGATTATATGCATGCCTTCGGATTTGGACATCGCATCGGCGTGGATGTGCCCGGCGAAAACGGGGGCCTCATACCAGATTCCGCTTTTTATAACCGCCGCTATAAAGGCAGCTGGAACTCCTGTACGTCTGTGTTCCTGGGTATAGGACAGGGGGAAGTATTGCTCACCCCATTGCAGATGGCGAATGCGATGTGTATAGTGGCCAACAAAGGATATTACTACATACCGCACTTTGTAAGAAGTATTGATAACGATGATACCGACCTGCTGGCTAAATACAAGGAAAAACACGTGGTGGCACATATCTCTGATTCTGCCTACCAGACTGTAATCAACGGGATGACAGATGTAATTGAAAGAGGTACCGGCCGTAAGGCTGCTATTGAAGGCGTACGGGTGGGTGGTAAAACCGGTACTGCTGAAAATAAAGCGATCATCAATGGTGTGCTGACTGCTCAAAAAGACCACTCTATGTTTGTGGCATTTGCACCTGCAGATAACCCTAAAATTGCTATTGCGGTAGTAGTGGAAAATGCCGGCTTCGGGGCTACATATGCGGCGCCCATCGCCAGCTTAATGATGGAAAAATACCTGAAGGATAGTATTCCTGCTAAGCGTAACCCGGTTGTTAAATTCCTCCTGGAAGCTAACACCATACCACCTGCCATGCAGCAAAAATCAAAACTGGACTCCCTGAACCGCAAAGCTGCGGCTACCCTCAAAAACGGGGCTGGAGGCAGAACATTCAGATAA
- the mrdA gene encoding penicillin-binding protein 2, whose protein sequence is MSVFNQPRKRVIQIIMIGMLLLITGRLIYLQVVETKYARMADANAVLRKVVYPGRGIIYDRHGKSILGNDALYDLVVTPSNVRKIDTARLCSILQIDKPAFLRRMNDAILKNGRVRPSVFVSLLPPDVFGRLQENMYLFQPGFELVQRQIRTYPYATAAGILGYIGEISPKLLDNPAYKDYQMGDYLGMTGLEKTYERVLMGQRGIKYLVKDNLNRTQGPYENGEFDSVAVAGKNLHLSMDVTLQQLGEKLMGNKIGSIVAIDPKTGGILSMVSSPTYDPNLLTGPYRSANFGRLYLDTTKPFFNRATQAMYPPGSTFKPMIALVALDEKVITPAFGYACGGAYFGCARKLDCTHHNAGHAANLRTALANSCNAYFSHVYRICVDAQQFGGIKKGGMRKWSDYMYSFGFGHRLDIDIPGEYPGLLPTPEYYDKRYKGSWNSCTSVFLGIGQGELLLTPLQMANAMCIIANKGYYYTPHFVERIDNDTSNILARYKEKHEVVNISDSSYNEVIRGMVDVVNSGGGKRGQIEGVLVGGKTGTAENYAIINGVHTKQPNHSLFVAFAPADSPRIAIAVIVENSGAGNTYAAPIASLMIEKYLKDSIPAQRQALLQRMTETTTIPPAMRIKSKLDSLNRKQII, encoded by the coding sequence ATGTCTGTTTTTAATCAGCCCAGGAAACGTGTAATTCAGATCATCATGATTGGTATGTTGTTACTGATCACCGGGAGACTGATCTATTTACAGGTAGTGGAAACCAAGTATGCCCGGATGGCGGATGCCAATGCGGTACTGCGTAAAGTAGTATATCCTGGCAGAGGCATTATTTATGACCGGCATGGAAAAAGTATATTAGGAAACGATGCATTGTATGATCTAGTAGTTACACCTTCCAATGTCAGAAAGATAGACACGGCACGTTTGTGCAGCATCCTGCAGATAGATAAACCAGCTTTCCTCAGGCGGATGAATGATGCGATATTGAAAAACGGCCGGGTAAGGCCATCCGTTTTTGTATCGTTATTACCGCCCGATGTATTTGGCCGCCTCCAGGAAAATATGTACCTGTTTCAGCCCGGCTTTGAGCTGGTACAACGTCAGATCCGTACTTATCCCTACGCTACTGCTGCAGGTATCCTGGGGTATATCGGGGAAATATCCCCTAAGCTGTTGGATAACCCTGCTTATAAAGATTATCAGATGGGGGATTACCTGGGAATGACCGGCCTGGAAAAAACATATGAAAGGGTACTCATGGGGCAGCGCGGGATCAAATACCTGGTGAAGGATAACCTCAACCGCACACAGGGGCCTTATGAAAACGGAGAATTTGACAGTGTGGCGGTGGCAGGTAAAAACCTGCACCTTTCTATGGATGTTACGCTACAACAACTGGGCGAAAAACTGATGGGCAATAAAATTGGCAGTATTGTGGCCATTGATCCTAAAACAGGTGGTATCCTGAGCATGGTGAGCAGCCCAACCTATGACCCCAATTTATTGACCGGCCCCTACCGGAGTGCTAATTTCGGCAGGTTATATCTGGATACTACAAAACCATTTTTTAACCGGGCTACCCAGGCAATGTATCCGCCAGGATCTACTTTCAAACCTATGATTGCATTGGTGGCACTGGATGAAAAAGTGATTACCCCTGCTTTTGGATATGCCTGTGGTGGTGCCTATTTTGGTTGTGCCCGTAAGCTGGACTGTACACACCATAATGCCGGACATGCCGCTAATCTGCGTACGGCGCTGGCTAATTCCTGTAATGCCTATTTTTCGCATGTATACCGTATATGCGTGGATGCCCAGCAATTTGGCGGAATTAAAAAAGGGGGAATGCGGAAATGGTCGGATTATATGTATAGCTTTGGATTCGGACACCGGCTGGATATTGATATTCCGGGTGAATATCCCGGATTATTGCCTACACCCGAATACTATGATAAACGGTATAAAGGCAGCTGGAACTCCTGTACTTCGGTATTTTTGGGCATAGGTCAGGGAGAATTGCTGCTCACCCCGTTACAAATGGCGAATGCCATGTGTATTATCGCCAATAAAGGATATTATTATACACCACATTTTGTTGAGCGTATTGATAATGATACCAGCAACATATTGGCCAGATACAAGGAAAAACATGAGGTGGTGAACATCTCCGACTCTTCTTATAATGAAGTGATCCGGGGTATGGTAGACGTGGTAAACAGCGGTGGTGGAAAGCGTGGGCAGATAGAAGGAGTATTGGTAGGAGGAAAGACCGGTACTGCAGAAAATTATGCTATCATCAACGGGGTACATACCAAACAGCCGAACCATTCGTTATTTGTGGCATTTGCACCGGCAGACAGTCCGCGTATAGCCATCGCGGTCATCGTGGAAAACTCCGGTGCCGGCAATACATATGCGGCGCCGATTGCATCGCTGATGATAGAAAAATACCTGAAAGACAGCATCCCGGCGCAAAGGCAGGCACTGTTACAACGCATGACGGAAACCACCACCATTCCTCCGGCCATGCGCATAAAATCAAAACTGGATTCCTTAAACAGGAAACAAATTATATAA